In Verrucomicrobiota bacterium, the following are encoded in one genomic region:
- a CDS encoding phosphotransacetylase translates to MAQTALGLNRFLGRPFALGKLAIAARGSVGYTAPVRFIGGVIEKLQRHPKRIVFPEGTEPRVLQAARQFYSLRLGAPILLGDRTRIKDAAERLNVPLEGVRIINPAESEELENFARRFEAVRRSKGIQEREAVEAMLKPNYFGSMMVAMHQADGLVSGVSESGGSVLRPLFQIIRVAPNITTASSCMLLEVEDTRFGHSGAMIFADCGVIPDPTVEQLADIAFSTAQLARHLLGVRPRVALLSFSTRGSAAHPSVAKVQAATALVQQHARDRGLEADFDGELQVDAALVPDVAERKVPESPVAGRANVLIFPNLNSGNISSKLIQHIARANAYGQILLGLDRPAAEVSRGASAHDVLGVAAIVGLQAIAYRLLYPEAGTRLPGE, encoded by the coding sequence ATGGCACAAACAGCCCTTGGGCTGAACCGTTTTCTTGGCCGCCCGTTTGCGCTCGGGAAATTGGCCATTGCCGCGAGGGGAAGCGTCGGCTACACAGCGCCCGTGCGTTTCATCGGCGGGGTCATCGAGAAGTTGCAGCGGCACCCGAAGCGGATCGTGTTCCCCGAGGGCACCGAGCCGCGTGTGTTGCAGGCCGCCCGGCAGTTCTACTCGCTGCGGCTCGGCGCGCCGATCCTGCTTGGCGACCGCACGCGCATCAAGGATGCCGCGGAACGCCTCAACGTCCCGCTCGAGGGCGTGCGCATCATCAACCCGGCCGAGAGCGAGGAGCTTGAGAATTTTGCGCGACGCTTCGAGGCGGTCCGTCGGTCGAAGGGCATCCAGGAGCGCGAGGCGGTGGAGGCGATGCTCAAGCCGAACTATTTCGGCTCGATGATGGTGGCGATGCACCAGGCCGACGGGCTCGTGTCGGGCGTGAGTGAATCCGGCGGGAGCGTCCTGCGACCGCTTTTTCAAATCATCCGCGTGGCGCCAAACATCACCACGGCCTCGAGTTGCATGCTGCTCGAAGTCGAGGACACGCGCTTCGGGCATTCCGGCGCGATGATCTTCGCGGACTGCGGCGTCATCCCCGACCCGACGGTGGAGCAACTCGCCGACATCGCGTTCTCGACGGCGCAGCTTGCGCGGCATCTGCTTGGTGTGCGGCCGCGCGTCGCGCTGCTGAGTTTTTCCACGCGCGGCAGCGCGGCGCATCCCTCCGTCGCGAAGGTGCAGGCGGCGACGGCGCTCGTGCAGCAGCACGCGCGCGACCGCGGGCTCGAGGCGGACTTCGACGGCGAGTTGCAGGTGGACGCCGCGCTGGTGCCGGACGTGGCCGAGCGGAAGGTCCCCGAAAGCCCCGTGGCCGGGCGGGCGAACGTGCTGATTTTTCCCAACCTCAATTCCGGCAACATCTCCAGCAAGCTCATCCAGCACATCGCCCGCGCGAATGCCTACGGACAAATCCTGCTCGGCCTCGACCGGCCCGCGGCCGAGGTTTCCCGGGGCGCGAGCGCGCACGACGTGCTCGGCGTGGCGGCGATCGTGGGGCTGCAGGCCATCGCGTACCGGTTGCTCTACCCCGAGGCCGGCACGCGGCTGCCGGGAGAGTGA
- a CDS encoding thioredoxin-dependent thiol peroxidase: MATQPLNLLKQGDPAPGFTAAAQGGASVSLAGFRGKPVVLFFYPRDDTPGUTTEACAFAALHREFANRGAVVLGVSVDSVKSHDKFSAKHKLPFPLLSDEEKRIVTAYRVWGEKSFMGRKYLGVHRVTYLIGADGVIRAVWPKVTPEGHAAEVLAAL; this comes from the coding sequence ATGGCCACCCAGCCTTTGAACCTGCTCAAGCAAGGCGACCCCGCGCCCGGCTTCACAGCGGCGGCGCAAGGCGGCGCAAGCGTTTCACTCGCGGGTTTCCGCGGCAAACCCGTCGTGCTGTTCTTCTATCCGCGCGACGACACGCCGGGGTGAACGACCGAGGCGTGCGCCTTTGCCGCGCTGCATCGCGAGTTCGCGAATCGCGGCGCGGTCGTCCTCGGGGTGAGCGTGGACAGCGTGAAATCCCACGACAAGTTTTCGGCGAAACACAAACTTCCGTTTCCGCTCCTGTCGGATGAGGAGAAGCGCATCGTCACCGCATACCGGGTTTGGGGTGAGAAGTCCTTCATGGGCCGGAAGTATCTGGGCGTTCACCGCGTCACGTATCTCATCGGCGCCGATGGAGTCATCCGCGCCGTGTGGCCGAAGGTGACGCCCGAGGGCCACGCGGCCGAGGTGCTCGCGGCTCTTTGA
- a CDS encoding methyltransferase produces MPSAEYQIVQLRNGSFSLRSLAAGETFHPVIGPAAEADTLYVRQLRLVERVREAAGSEFVVWDVGLGGAANALAALHATQALDCSLRLLSFDRTLEPLRFALENSAALGYFAGYEALVRDLHSANEASSTRGTQRIRWTALVTDFPTFITESPIGADDGHPPPHAILFDPFSPAANPAMWTLPVLGALHAWLDPARPCALATYSRATMIRVALLLAGFFVGRGLATGEKEETTLAANSTALLDAPLDRRWLDRARRSGAAEPLAGPHYQRAPLRDETWEKLRGHPQFA; encoded by the coding sequence GTGCCGTCCGCCGAATACCAGATTGTCCAGCTCCGCAATGGCTCGTTCAGCCTGCGATCGCTGGCGGCCGGCGAGACGTTCCATCCCGTGATCGGGCCGGCGGCGGAAGCCGACACGCTTTACGTGCGCCAACTGCGGCTCGTCGAGCGCGTGCGTGAAGCCGCCGGAAGCGAGTTCGTGGTCTGGGATGTCGGGCTCGGCGGCGCGGCGAACGCACTCGCAGCCCTGCACGCGACACAAGCGCTCGACTGCTCGCTGCGCCTTCTCAGCTTCGATCGCACACTGGAGCCGCTTCGCTTCGCGCTCGAAAACTCCGCCGCGCTCGGCTATTTCGCCGGCTACGAAGCGCTCGTGCGTGACCTGCACTCGGCGAACGAGGCGAGTTCCACCCGGGGCACGCAACGCATCCGCTGGACCGCGCTGGTCACGGATTTCCCGACGTTCATCACTGAGTCCCCAATCGGAGCCGATGACGGCCACCCGCCGCCGCATGCGATTCTGTTCGACCCGTTCTCTCCCGCGGCGAATCCCGCAATGTGGACACTGCCGGTGCTTGGCGCCCTCCACGCTTGGCTCGACCCGGCGCGTCCATGCGCGCTCGCGACTTACTCGCGCGCGACAATGATCCGCGTCGCGCTGCTGCTCGCCGGGTTCTTCGTCGGACGGGGACTTGCCACCGGTGAGAAGGAAGAGACGACGCTCGCGGCGAATTCAACCGCGCTGCTGGACGCGCCGCTCGACCGTCGCTGGCTCGACCGCGCGCGACGCTCGGGTGCCGCCGAACCCCTGGCCGGGCCCCATTATCAGCGCGCGCCGCTGCGCGACGAGACTTGGGAGAAACTCCGCGGCCACCCGCAATTCGCTTGA
- a CDS encoding redoxin domain-containing protein, whose protein sequence is MPISVGTKAPDFNLKSKSASGLADVKLSDNFGKKHTVLLFFPLAFTGVCTQEMCDITAGLGQYAGLNADVIACSVDSPFAQEAWATQNKIGIKIVSDLDKKTAAAYGVLVSGLGGLIPDFPSTSARAAFVVDKAGVVQYSEQTATVKDLPNFDAIKATLSKLR, encoded by the coding sequence ATGCCCATCTCCGTTGGAACCAAAGCCCCTGATTTCAACCTCAAGTCCAAGTCCGCCTCCGGCCTCGCCGATGTGAAGCTTTCGGACAACTTCGGCAAGAAACACACCGTGTTGCTCTTCTTCCCGCTTGCCTTCACCGGCGTCTGCACGCAGGAGATGTGCGACATCACCGCGGGTCTCGGCCAGTATGCGGGCCTGAATGCCGACGTCATCGCGTGCAGCGTGGACAGCCCGTTCGCGCAGGAAGCGTGGGCGACGCAGAACAAGATCGGAATCAAGATCGTCAGCGACCTCGACAAGAAGACCGCCGCAGCCTACGGCGTGCTTGTCAGCGGCCTCGGCGGGTTGATCCCGGATTTCCCCTCCACCAGCGCGCGCGCGGCGTTCGTCGTGGACAAGGCCGGCGTCGTCCAATACAGCGAGCAGACCGCGACGGTGAAGGATCTGCCCAATTTCGACGCCATCAAGGCGACGCTTTCGAAGCTGCGGTAG